The genomic region atattatcccatcaacgcctatttgttcatcatgcttcggtgaccctaagttcatgatttccaaatcaattcgtcctacttgtttagatatgtaaacttaacatacaagtggttaggtgacctttatcccacaagtgtgcgaaatttaccttaatcatattagtttgctcataatggttaggtgacctttatcccattataagttccttaatacgtctaagtgtcatacaataggatggcgtttaaacttgttaacctagtgtgttaaagggattttaagttttcattatttctagtttgagaaaacttttatgccatacaccaacatgcatttagtgtatggttcttatgaaaatccattttcatgtctataaaccattttatatatatgatcctaatcatgttcttaataaccgtttattaatgtccttttagccatttttaatttaaccaattaaattgtcgttttgcatgtcgttaattaatgtataatttaaccaattaaattgccattttgcttgttgttaacttgtgtgattaacttgtagcatacaaacatacaatccacaatcatacaataaacaaccatgcatgcaaaacaaatatgttcacaatcaagccattttggtagacatttgtttagccgaaaacaaatgccaccggataaggggtaattacacaaagtaggagatttcaaatctcccacttaaccttgcatccaaatgcttcttcatgtgttcttcaagtcttcatcattcttcatcattttacaaaatatatcctagtacattttgtctaaaaaatgaaattacaacctaatctattttacataccaaatataaaataaattacataaccaaatgaattattacatgccaaatgaataaatattattacaaaccaattgaataaatatcaatcaaccatgcatgcaaccaaacacaaggtcaaggcttagattgtgaactttaactacataagagataggcaatacaaaatcacaagtgattggcagtacagaatcacaagtgattggcagtacagaatcacaagtgattttggccaaaatgacaaaccacccaaaaccgaaaattttacattctacttcatgcatgttcatagaatgtaaaattatagtgggtttaataaccatctcgaagcatatttcaacaacttcggctctagataccattgttgggatttaacaagtttcataatacttataatcattcaagaaataagatttgcggaagcgtgtagattaccattttgaaacttgtaaatctttaaccaattaaagttaaatcccaataaggatcaagttgtgaaacatacttacaaactaagagtgggtttagagtttatacctcctcaagctaattgagggttagttcaaaagaagatgatgaagaatggagcttcaaagtgatgaaacctcaaggagaaataccccaagcttttgcaccaacacctagcctttggttaggatttaataacacttgaattgagcttgcaataaccaaatgaagaaccctttcttcctcccaaaaggccaccaaattcagctgggttttaggagagttttgtgcagaattttgatgtacaattgcatgtatctcttgctactagtcaaaggacatgtatatgtgaaattgtgttatggaaagcaacaagaataagcatgggatagactttcttggggctccaaaatctgcccaccatccattattttataacaagaatgattttataaaacttgttacaagttttataaaacttgtataaaataaaatgtatttgttacttgcaataattttataaaccattttataaaatataacataacataattatttaaacctataaataattaaatccacatcatatataaattatccaaataatttatctcaagtgattatgatttagaaaaccgattttctaaagttcaagtgtcgcgtatttatttaacaatccaaccgttaaagtaaatacatataaagtgttggtaagcttgttattgggtatgacccgacttggatcataacatagtggccacgttaatttaatatgtctctcgggcatacgaaataccttcaggagTAACCGAAGAACATTTGAGTTAGTTGGTGGCATCCACAGGTTGTATGCAAGGCGAGCTTCTGTTTACTTATTTAGGTCTTCCACTTGGGGTTAATCTAAATCGTATTGCAAGTTGTGATGCCTTAAATAATAAGTTCAAAAAATGACTAGCGAACCGAAAGGCAAACATGTTATCTATAGGAGGTCGGATATCGCTTGTGAAATGGGCATGGAATTTGGATTGTAATTGAAAAAATCATTTGCTTCACTAGCTTATCGAAACATTATTCCTTGGGACATCATATATAAAAATTTAGAGATGAGAGAAACACGTTGTTGTGGAAAGAACAATGGGTTGGAACATCTTCTCTCAATGTTCGTTATTATCGCTAATTTCATCTCGAACTCGATCCAAACTGTACGATTATAAGTAGAAGGATAAATGATAGATGTGAGTGACATTGGTCTAGAGTTGCTACCGGTAGGTCTAAACATGAGTTAGATAACTCAATTAAAGAGTTGTCTAATTTTTATTTGCAAGATATAAAGGATGAATGGGGTTGGATGGTCTCAGTTGATGGCATTTTTAACGTAGTAGAGACTAGGAAACATATTGATGTAGCTCTTTGCCTTTTTCACATATCCCTACTACTTGGAACAACGTATTGCCTTTAAAGGTGAATGTATTTATTTGGAGATTATCATTAGACGCATTTCCCCATCGGTTCAATGTTATGGTTAGAGGTGTGGAGAATTTGGATGTATCCTGTTCGACGTGCGATGCTGATATAGAAGATGCTAATCATGTTTTCTTTGAGTGCATTTTGGCCCACCAAATTTGGGGTAGAATTCCTACATGGGATAACATGGATATTCCAACTACGGTGATGTCTTGGCAAGAATTGGCGATCTTGTAAGTCAAGACGTTAGCAGAACTATCACGAACCAAAATTGTCGATGAGGGGGTCAATTATACCACAGTCCTCAAGACCTGAAAAAACCTTTCTTACCTGTATTGGTGCCCGAAACCAAAGGGCAACCCCCGTACTCATCCACATGAGTATCTTCAAAAAGAATTTTGAATTGTAATTCCAATATCTTCGTCATTTTTCGCTCGATTGGGTTCGTTTAAATAAGGAAAATTTGAAAGAAGCAAGATTTTAAGAGGTTTTTATTAAAGAAGCTCATACTTAGGGTAGAAATAAAAAAGGTAAATTTTAAATTGAATTAATGAATATTAAAGATTTGAGaatatatataactaaattttGAATTAAATACATTGTATATTACAAGTGCATATCTTCACAAAACCCTAACATATATATAGTAAATTAATTGTTAATATGTGCAATAGTGACAAATGTTAACTCGTATTTAATTAAGTAAATAAAATTGAACAgaaatatttaattattaaatgaCTTATGAGATGATAAGGAGGATTATAAATTTTGAGGTTATGAGTTCCAGTCCCATCGTGaaataaaaactatactacttatgCGTTTTGCTCAGTGGTATATTGATGTTGCGTAACGTCTTGCGTTTGAATTTCATGGGGGGTTTTCCCAGTTGGTCACGTTACCTTCTGGGTGCGGGTCACGTGATTTCtgtgacatgcagaatcacatgtgattgggttgtacaatcacatgtgattggcatgcagaatcacatgtgatttactgcatgtcaaattcaatcacatgtgattgaaaaaaataaaaaaaaattgagaaaaaaaaagaatttgaaaaaaaaattcaaatatttttttttgaattttttttctaatcacatgtgattatcgcgctaCGTGTCGCACTTTGATTGAttccttggatctcaacttaaaaatTGATTTTATTTGTATTCCtcaatttatatgtatatgtatatatatatatatatatatatatatatatatatatatatatatatatatatatatatatatatacaaattcagATTTTACAtatttaaacaaaataaataacAAAACCCAAATTATAATACGTAGTACGTAGTATAATATAAGAGCACTCCCATCGGTTGGGTCCTGAGGGCCGCCCAGCAGTGGCGGATCCAGAATTTTTTTccaccgggggcgaaattttttttaaaaccatagcaatttttttgagtaaaatatggaggttttggggcaaaaaatcgaagcttttaggcaaaatttgaaaatttgtgggtaaaatttgaaggttttgaggcaaaatttagagatttttgaacaaaatttgaagattttggggcaaaatatataggttttggggcaaaaaaaaaaatccaccaggggcaaagtcgaaaaatccaaaatttttacactaaaatttcgaaatccaccgggggcgggcgccccccctcCTTACACTCTAAATCCGCCTCTGCCGCCCAGCCTAGCGTCCACCTGGGCGTCAATGTCAACGGGCCGCCCAGGCCTCCGCCCAACCTAGTGTCTCCCATTTCGTGCTTTTATGAAATATTTGAGGACGATGGATAAagcgttttattttattttttttttattttttgagcTTGAAAGCATAAAAATGGTAATAGAAATGATGAAGATGGAGATAGATATATGTGCCGATGGAGATAgatatatgagatgatgaagatgaagttaaAAGATATTTTTAATTGTTTATTATTTTTTGTGGGTCCCACAAGTTGTAAATGTGTACAACTCTTGTCTTATTTTTACATTTATATTTCGctccgtatttatttttaatattggaTAAGTTTTAAATTTAATGtactttaaaaattaataattcttttaatattataatttaaataaactttaattttaattatttgtaatgtttttaatttttaataaaagtttagttttatttaaataattatttaattttcaTAAATAATTAAAAAAGGAAGGAAGAAGTGTCATGGTTGAGAGTGTTTAGTTCTGAGTTTAGTCCTGGAAAAAAAgtgctgatgtgacgctgatgtggcaCATGAAGACTAAGATGGAGGAGTGTCTTCGTGGAGcactttaattaatattaatacttacggagtaataataattaattatctaTAGTTAATCGGAATTGAATGGTGTACTTAATAAGTTCCATAGATCCTGTGCACACATCACAAATACAAGTCACACAACACCTTTGTGTCCCCTCTACTCTTTCCCATTCACCGGCCACCGACAGTTTCTAATTCCGGCAACTTTTTCCCCCTCGCCGGAGTTATATCCGGCAACAATCACTTCAATTTCAAACTCAATTCCACTTTTATTTCTATTCATACTTTTTCCATGAATTATTTACTGAAACCCTAGGGGTTATATATTTCTTTTTTTAACTTTTAAAAACATAGCGGTGCATTTTACGGAGAATTAAATTCACCGAAAATATTGTAATAGTCTGCTATTAATTTTTCTAGTTGGATCGGGTTTAATTCTGTTCCCTACATAATTCGGATCTCATTTATTCgggtttttttattttctgtttttctaaaTCCAGATCATAAATAATTAGGGTTTTGAGTTGTGAATGTATGAAACGGCAATGTGTAAGGTTgaagatagagatagagatagagatttaGATAGtgatacagataataataataataataagaagaataagAAGAGAAGATTTGTAATTATTGGATCAATGGGATTGAATAAATTAAGTGAAATTAGGGTTGAGAAATTGAAGAATTCAATGGTGAATACAAAATCACCTAAGATGAAATTGTGGTTAATTAGGGGAATGACAACTGTGTTATTATGGACTTGTGTTGTTCAGTTAACTGCTTTCAGTGGTGATGGTAGTTGGggccctagggttttgaaaggctgGCCTTCTTGTTTTACTCATGATTTTAATTCTAATTCTGCTGCTTTAGATTCTAAGTTTTCGCATAATCTTCCTGTTAAAGTCCTTCCTGCAAAAAGTTAGTTTACTTTCATTATGAATTATATTATGTGTGTTTATGAGTATGTTATTGATTTGAATCTGTGTTGGAATTTAGGAGTGTACAAGAACAATGGTTATTTAGTGGTTTCATGTAATGGAGGACTTAATCAAATGCGTTCTGCGGTGAGTTTGTTATTTTAGAAAATCGATATATGAAATTAGAAAGGAAATAGTAATTATttgtgattatgattatgagtTTCTGTTTATGATGATGCAGATATGTGATATGGTTGCAATTGCTAGATATTTGAATGTTACACTTATAGTTCCTGAGCTGGATAAAACTTCATTCTGGGCTGATCCAAGGTATTGCGGAGTTTTATACGTTGCTCGTGTGTGTTGTGATTCGTGTTATGTGAAATTTGATTGTTGTGTTCATTGAATTGTAGTGAGTTTGAGGATATTTTTGATGTTGATCATTTCATTACATCGTTGAGGGATGAAGTTCGTGTACTTAAACAACTTCCTCGTAGGCTTAAAAAGAGAGTTGAATTAGGAATTGTGCATACCATGCCACCTGTCAGCTGGTCTGATATTTCTTACTATCATAATCAGGTATTAATTGTATTAATTTGGTATAATTGTTACTATGGACTCTTTgcttatttttttgttttgttttttttttttttttttttttttgtgtgttatgaaatcagattcttccattgatTCAAAAGTACAAAGTTGTACATTTGAATAGAACTGATGCTCGACTTGCCAATAACGGTCAACCCCTTGAACTTCAAAAGCTTAGATGTCGTGTAAATTTTGGTGCTTTGAGATTTACTACTCAAATAGAAGAGTTGGGTAGACGCGTTGTTAATCTTTTAAGACAAAACGGGCCTTTTCTAGTGCTTCATCTCCGATACGAAATGGATATGTTGGCGTTTTCGGGCTGTACGCAAGGATGCAACGATGAAGAGGTCGAAGAATTAACTAGAATGAGGTTTGACCATTTAATATCACCAATTTGAGCAGTTAAAAAACTTGAAAATGTCCTGTTTGGCAAGAACTAACTTGTTTTAATGGTGTAGATATGCGTACCCATGGTGGAAGGAAAAGATAATAAATTCTGATCTAAAAAGGAAAGACGGTTTATGCCCTTTGACTCCTGAAGAAACCGCGCTTACGCTTAGAGCATTGGATATTGACCGTGATATCCAGATTTATATTGCTGCTGGTGAAATATACGGTGGAAAAAGGCGAATGGATACACTTGCAGATGCTTACCCGAAACTGGTTAgtattggaaaaaaaaaaaaaaaaaaaaaaaaactatgacTTGTTATGTAAAACTTGAAGCATAAAGGTTTTAAATTTGTATATGTTTTAATAGGTAAGAAAGGAGACTCTGTTAGGTGTAGATGATCTTCAGTATTTTCAGAATCATTCTTCACAAATGGCAGCATTGGATTATTTAGTGTCACTCGAAAGTGATATTTTTGTACCAACTTATGATGGAAACATGGCTAAAGTTGTTGAAGGCCATCGCAGgtactgtttttttttaaaaataaataaataaataaaaaattaaggcTTAATGGTTGTTTTTTTCATACTTTTTAAGTTATGTGATTTGGAATGGTTTTCAGATTTTTGGGATTTAAGAAGACGATACTTTTGGATAGAAGGGTACTGGTTGAATTAATAGATAATTATACAAGTGGATTGTTAAGTTGGGATGAATTTTCGAATGCTGTGAAAGATACACATGCTCAACGCATGGGGAACCCCACAAAACGATTGGTTATTTCGGATAAACCTAAGGAAGAAGATTACTTTTATGCTAATCCCGAAGAGTGTTTGCAGATACCAGGTGATGAATCGATGAGCATTGTATAAACACGCCTTTTATTATGGATTAATTTTGTTCTTTGAATTAGTACAAGATTAAGATTATGATTCTGTGCAATGGAATCAGTCTGTGTACGATGATGGGACTGGTGGTGAGAGATGCACGTAGGACTACAATCTTTCCACGAATATAAATATTtcgtttattgttattattttaattattaatgtcCTGTTTTATTTCATATGAATGGTTGTCAATAATTCTCATTCATGTATAGAAAAACCGCCCTGAGATTGCAGGGTTATTCGAAACTAATTATATGTACACACACAGAGTCCAATTCGTTGGTATGTTTTTGCAATTAATTCCGTTTTCTGTTTCATACGCAAAGGTGCTACTATCATTTGTATTGCCAACTATAGATTTGAGCATATGGATAGATGAAGGTTTCATTTGTTCAgactaatatattaaaattaaaatataaatatattattagtaaATACTGAACTTGACACCTAATTTATTAACCGTTGATTACGATGTAATTTTGTAGACCGATGAATCGATGATCATGAGTTATTTGGCCGGCTATGGACTAGTCTggtgttattataataatattagtattaccatattaactattagacaaaaatgagTATAGTACCAGAGTTATTTTTGTCATTTCGCTTATTTTTTTTTAACTAACTTCCACTTTGCCAAAAAAACCCCTCACAttttgttcaaacattaaaacCGACCCCCCAaaaagggggtaaagtgtcaaatcaacattttcataaaaaatcttaaataaactctaaccaaatattcaacgggtcatatcttctcggtcgcaacgagttaaatttttccggcatcatcgttaaactcgaaattattttacgaacacaatgtcactaactatacgcaaaacggattctttttaaaaagcgctaaatatttggggtacttttcatacacgttgattttgcttaaatttttaaaagtcgacaattccatagcgaaacacggagatgcacatatattgttaatttaaaataacatttaaatctttcacgggttataccttttagttcgactcgagttgcacttcaacgacatcatcgttagccacgaaataattttacaaactaaacgtaataaaatacattgaaaaccgaacccctggCGCGAAGCGAGTGTTCGAAAACTAGTTGTAATCATTGTACAAAATattcttttggatttttataaTGGATTCATTCTAAAAAATGATGAGACCATTAGTGGACTAATAACAAATGAATGGATTTAAGGAATGATAGAAAACCAGATACACATTCCTTGGATGGAATTTTTTTGATTGTTCTAATGATGGGGTT from Rutidosis leptorrhynchoides isolate AG116_Rl617_1_P2 chromosome 9, CSIRO_AGI_Rlap_v1, whole genome shotgun sequence harbors:
- the LOC139867525 gene encoding rhamnogalacturonan I rhamnosyltransferase 1-like is translated as MYETAMCKVEDRDRDRDLDSDTDNNNNNKKNKKRRFVIIGSMGLNKLSEIRVEKLKNSMVNTKSPKMKLWLIRGMTTVLLWTCVVQLTAFSGDGSWGPRVLKGWPSCFTHDFNSNSAALDSKFSHNLPVKVLPAKRVYKNNGYLVVSCNGGLNQMRSAICDMVAIARYLNVTLIVPELDKTSFWADPSEFEDIFDVDHFITSLRDEVRVLKQLPRRLKKRVELGIVHTMPPVSWSDISYYHNQILPLIQKYKVVHLNRTDARLANNGQPLELQKLRCRVNFGALRFTTQIEELGRRVVNLLRQNGPFLVLHLRYEMDMLAFSGCTQGCNDEEVEELTRMRYAYPWWKEKIINSDLKRKDGLCPLTPEETALTLRALDIDRDIQIYIAAGEIYGGKRRMDTLADAYPKLVRKETLLGVDDLQYFQNHSSQMAALDYLVSLESDIFVPTYDGNMAKVVEGHRRFLGFKKTILLDRRVLVELIDNYTSGLLSWDEFSNAVKDTHAQRMGNPTKRLVISDKPKEEDYFYANPEECLQIPGDESMSIV